In one window of Pseudoalteromonas sp. GCY DNA:
- a CDS encoding ABC transporter permease: MWFKLALTLFSREFRRGELTIILAAIALAVLTVFSLSSITERIRLNLEQKSADFIAADRRLSSNHDFDDRVLTTARDFGLNTAKQVYFDSMLFANDELILGSLKAVTDTYPLRGKLTLRDSLNGENYQVQSAPKKGNVWLSEGLFYSLGLKIGDEVEIGAGQFTVSKVLINEPDAPFFSLAGNKRVLINYDDIAVTKAIQPGSRVFYRLLFSGSERQLGEYYTWLKPQLKSNQSWQGIKDRQSPLGENLARSESFLLLAGLFGIMLAAVAMAVSAKRYCERQYDPVAMMKTLGGSRKTIRRIYLLHLSLVTFFSVVAGLAIGYGLQSVGAAYLINFMDTALPEAGFRPWLLSISVGVVCAMMFSLKPLLDLFDIPPLRVLRRNLGDTIAISRIHMALSVLTIFGLMWLFSRDIKITAILFGATLLLMALLYVISRLLFSAGRKLGLSPGSSWSLAIATLQKRANANAVQLISFALAIKLMLFLVVLKNDMISDWQMQVPEDAPNAFFINITEQEIQPMQSKLDESGIKHEHFYPVFLGRVNALNGEEFARRVSLQEGEEKDQDAREGVGRELNLTWLDELPPGNEVVDGEWFDNSDALQVSVAQGLAERVGIKVGDTLSFLINSQTIEAKVTSLRSVNWGSLKPNFVMIFNDKIAGQFPVTYFTAAKLETADTKVISQFLKAYPTISMIDIQSQLKQAQSMISQVSLAISFVLSIVLISGSLVLISQVQASLAERMQETVILRTLGAKGRLIKLATLYEFLLLGGLAGLVAAVVSDIALLVIQVQTFDVDGRLHPYIWLLGPATGATFVALIGYFMVANTMKQNTQGLLRKLA; encoded by the coding sequence ATGTGGTTTAAGTTAGCACTTACTTTATTCTCTAGGGAATTTAGACGGGGCGAGCTCACCATCATCCTAGCTGCAATTGCGCTTGCAGTATTGACTGTGTTTAGCTTGTCTTCCATTACCGAGCGGATACGTTTGAATCTAGAACAAAAATCCGCAGATTTTATCGCTGCTGACAGGCGGCTTTCGAGCAACCATGATTTCGACGACCGAGTACTAACCACAGCACGAGATTTTGGTTTAAATACCGCCAAACAAGTGTATTTCGACTCGATGTTATTTGCCAACGATGAGTTAATACTTGGCTCGCTAAAAGCAGTGACAGACACATATCCACTTAGAGGTAAACTTACTTTAAGAGACAGCCTTAATGGCGAAAATTACCAAGTTCAATCCGCCCCGAAAAAGGGCAATGTATGGCTCAGCGAAGGCTTGTTTTACTCCCTTGGCCTTAAAATTGGCGACGAGGTAGAAATAGGGGCAGGGCAGTTCACCGTGAGTAAGGTGCTCATTAACGAGCCTGATGCCCCTTTCTTCTCGCTGGCGGGGAACAAACGCGTCCTTATTAATTATGATGATATTGCGGTGACTAAAGCCATTCAACCCGGGAGCCGAGTATTTTACCGCCTACTATTTTCGGGCTCAGAACGGCAACTGGGAGAGTACTACACTTGGCTCAAGCCGCAACTCAAGAGCAACCAATCTTGGCAGGGAATAAAAGACAGGCAATCACCTTTGGGTGAAAACTTAGCTCGCTCAGAGAGCTTTTTGCTCCTTGCTGGATTGTTCGGCATCATGCTCGCTGCCGTAGCGATGGCGGTTTCTGCAAAGCGCTATTGTGAGCGCCAATATGATCCTGTCGCCATGATGAAAACTCTCGGGGGTAGTCGCAAAACCATCCGCCGTATTTATCTTTTACACCTTTCTTTAGTGACCTTTTTTTCCGTTGTAGCCGGTCTTGCTATCGGTTACGGGCTGCAAAGTGTTGGGGCCGCTTACCTGATTAACTTTATGGATACAGCCCTGCCTGAAGCAGGATTTAGGCCTTGGCTGTTGAGCATTTCCGTGGGTGTGGTGTGCGCCATGATGTTTTCATTAAAACCACTATTAGATTTATTTGATATACCGCCGCTGCGCGTCCTAAGACGTAACCTTGGAGACACCATCGCGATTAGTCGAATTCATATGGCGCTCTCTGTATTAACTATTTTTGGGTTAATGTGGCTATTTAGTCGCGACATTAAGATCACCGCGATTTTATTCGGCGCAACCTTGCTACTCATGGCCTTGCTATACGTGATCTCACGACTATTATTTTCAGCAGGCAGAAAACTGGGGTTGAGCCCTGGCTCAAGTTGGTCTCTTGCCATTGCCACACTCCAAAAACGTGCAAATGCAAACGCAGTACAGCTTATTAGCTTTGCTCTGGCTATCAAATTAATGTTGTTTTTAGTGGTGCTGAAAAATGACATGATCTCGGATTGGCAGATGCAAGTTCCAGAAGACGCACCCAATGCGTTTTTTATCAATATCACGGAACAAGAAATTCAGCCAATGCAAAGCAAACTCGACGAAAGTGGCATCAAACATGAACATTTTTATCCCGTCTTTTTGGGCCGTGTAAATGCCTTAAATGGTGAAGAGTTTGCGCGCCGAGTCTCACTGCAAGAGGGTGAAGAAAAAGACCAAGATGCACGAGAAGGAGTAGGGCGAGAGCTCAACCTTACCTGGCTAGATGAATTGCCACCGGGCAATGAAGTGGTTGACGGCGAGTGGTTTGATAATTCCGATGCGCTTCAAGTTTCCGTCGCTCAAGGACTTGCTGAACGGGTAGGGATCAAAGTGGGCGACACGCTTAGCTTCTTAATCAATAGTCAAACAATTGAAGCTAAAGTGACGAGTTTACGTAGTGTCAATTGGGGCTCGCTGAAACCTAACTTTGTGATGATATTTAACGATAAAATCGCCGGCCAATTCCCAGTGACTTACTTTACTGCCGCCAAGCTTGAAACAGCAGACACTAAGGTGATTAGTCAGTTTTTGAAAGCGTATCCAACAATTAGCATGATCGACATTCAGAGCCAGCTCAAACAGGCACAGTCGATGATTTCTCAAGTCTCACTGGCGATTAGCTTTGTACTTAGTATCGTACTTATCAGCGGCTCTTTGGTGCTCATTTCTCAGGTTCAGGCGAGCCTTGCCGAACGCATGCAGGAAACCGTTATCTTGCGCACGCTCGGTGCCAAAGGTCGTTTGATAAAACTCGCCACGCTTTATGAATTTTTATTACTTGGCGGATTGGCAGGACTGGTAGCTGCCGTAGTCAGTGACATTGCACTTTTGGTGATCCAAGTCCAAACGTTCGATGTGGATGGCCGCTTGCACCCCTATATTTGGCTATTAGGGCCTGCAACTGGCGCAACGTTCGTCGCTTTGATTGGTTACTTTATGGTGGCGAACACCATGAAACAAAACACGCAAGGGCTACTACGCAAACTCGCATAA
- a CDS encoding LysR family transcriptional regulator, producing the protein MHWTLDQLEAFVTAVRLGSFSAAARHLGKAQSRVSTAIANLEADLGFALFDRSARLPVLNQAGLDLFKEAEAVLMQCQRLQSRANSLNSGEEVSLTVAMDEAVPIIAFESLFERLAQQFPLLKLAIINGSQDDIAQWVSAKRAEIGILFHQKPLPESLDFTSINSFKQILICSPHHPLAQHSAPSIEELNQHRQLVIRDRIGNTQSQAISTNHWYIDSYYYIMGLVIRGVGWALVPEHVVNTPWYMGELFELSTEHIPNPLVVEMGIVQRRDQSKGPILQWLYNETANLF; encoded by the coding sequence ATGCATTGGACACTCGATCAACTTGAAGCCTTTGTCACCGCCGTCAGATTGGGGTCATTTTCAGCTGCGGCGAGACACTTGGGAAAAGCACAATCTCGGGTCAGCACCGCAATTGCCAATCTGGAAGCCGATCTAGGCTTTGCACTTTTTGACCGCTCTGCCAGACTACCTGTGTTAAATCAAGCTGGTCTCGATCTGTTTAAAGAAGCCGAAGCGGTGCTCATGCAGTGCCAGCGACTGCAATCAAGAGCCAATTCTCTTAATAGTGGCGAAGAGGTGTCTCTCACTGTTGCCATGGATGAAGCAGTGCCTATCATCGCATTTGAATCATTGTTTGAACGATTAGCTCAGCAATTTCCGCTATTAAAATTAGCCATTATTAATGGCTCCCAAGACGACATTGCACAATGGGTGAGCGCAAAAAGGGCAGAAATAGGCATTTTATTTCACCAAAAACCATTGCCAGAATCGCTGGATTTCACTTCGATAAACAGCTTTAAACAAATCTTGATCTGCTCCCCTCATCACCCGCTTGCACAACATTCTGCCCCGAGTATTGAAGAGTTAAACCAACATCGGCAGCTCGTAATACGCGACCGTATTGGTAATACACAGTCACAAGCTATATCCACAAACCACTGGTACATTGACAGTTACTATTACATCATGGGTTTAGTCATTAGAGGCGTTGGTTGGGCATTAGTACCTGAACATGTTGTCAACACACCGTGGTACATGGGCGAACTGTTCGAGCTATCAACCGAGCATATCCCTAACCCTCTAGTCGTCGAAATGGGCATAGTACAACGCAGAGATCAAAGCAAAGGCCCTATATTGCAGTGGCTTTATAACGAAACAGCTAACTTATTCTGA
- a CDS encoding HAD family hydrolase, translating into MDRIPVKGIIFDLDGTLVTSELDFSLIRAQIGCPVGEDLLSFINTLPSPYMREEAMNIVHQHELCDAQHCEVIPGVRESIAQLSRMGVPLAVVTRNFAKAARLKLKTAGLPIPLILTRDDAPAKPDPAALLQVAQTWQVPPYQCVYVGDYLYDIEAAHNANMPSCLFAPNDKPYYAEQADVVISHFAELVDALCTLDIRRHRYLA; encoded by the coding sequence ATGGATAGGATACCTGTTAAAGGCATCATTTTTGACCTAGATGGCACACTAGTGACATCTGAACTCGATTTCTCACTTATTCGGGCGCAAATTGGCTGTCCGGTAGGGGAAGACTTACTCAGTTTTATCAACACATTGCCTTCACCTTATATGCGTGAAGAGGCTATGAACATCGTCCACCAACATGAATTATGTGACGCACAGCACTGTGAAGTTATTCCAGGGGTTAGGGAGTCTATTGCGCAACTTTCGAGAATGGGGGTCCCGCTTGCCGTCGTGACTAGAAACTTTGCAAAAGCGGCGCGATTAAAGCTTAAAACGGCGGGATTGCCAATTCCATTGATTTTAACGAGGGACGACGCGCCAGCCAAACCAGACCCTGCAGCGCTGCTGCAAGTTGCTCAGACGTGGCAAGTGCCACCTTATCAATGTGTTTATGTTGGCGATTACCTCTACGATATAGAGGCGGCACATAACGCCAACATGCCGTCGTGCTTGTTTGCCCCCAATGACAAACCTTACTACGCCGAGCAAGCAGATGTCGTCATTAGTCACTTTGCGGAGTTAGTGGATGCGCTGTGCACGCTAGACATAAGAAGACACCGCTACTTAGCCTAG
- a CDS encoding DUF3224 domain-containing protein: protein MQLTGVYEIINWQETTEKQFDDGAKLSKAVVSLSYDGEIEGSSEVYYQLHYTEEGDVEFNGFEAVTGGFSGQQGKVVLMHDGRFKHGKAHSNFTVVQSDVDAIAVGDKGSFESTEGKKANYQITHN from the coding sequence ATGCAACTAACAGGTGTGTACGAAATTATCAATTGGCAAGAAACCACAGAAAAACAATTTGATGATGGTGCTAAACTCTCCAAAGCCGTGGTGAGCCTCAGTTATGACGGAGAAATTGAAGGCAGTAGCGAAGTTTATTATCAGCTTCACTATACCGAAGAAGGAGATGTTGAATTTAATGGCTTTGAGGCTGTAACAGGGGGCTTTTCTGGGCAACAAGGCAAGGTTGTATTGATGCACGATGGTCGTTTTAAGCACGGTAAAGCACATAGTAATTTTACGGTGGTACAGAGCGATGTTGACGCGATTGCGGTGGGTGATAAAGGGTCATTTGAGTCGACTGAGGGAAAAAAGGCAAACTACCAAATAACACATAACTGA
- a CDS encoding helix-turn-helix domain-containing protein translates to MKSNLSPINGVLHQQQSAPNYQLRRYFPCTELKGLVEQFWFVDWSLPDNKTHTQRNLPDPNFHLLLSTNEIKIIGPVSKVYDYTMHGKGQILGAKFRVGALVEQFDITPLACVDKTFSLEHLCGAPSRPLISSLTMASDDVERVKVLSQFLMPFTLHLSTGAAMAEAILNTLQDHSNIFTVEQLAEHCDMPIRKIQRLCQHYIGFSPKWLIRKYRLHQALTLLESDATTMADIVAQLNYTDQSHLIRDFKEIIGTTPNRYLKRP, encoded by the coding sequence ATGAAATCTAACCTTAGCCCAATCAACGGCGTACTTCACCAACAACAAAGCGCGCCAAACTACCAGCTTAGACGGTATTTCCCATGCACAGAGTTAAAAGGTCTTGTCGAGCAATTTTGGTTTGTCGACTGGAGTTTGCCGGATAATAAAACCCATACACAACGAAACTTACCAGATCCCAACTTTCATTTGCTGCTAAGTACCAATGAAATAAAAATTATTGGCCCTGTAAGCAAAGTATACGATTACACAATGCATGGAAAAGGGCAGATCTTGGGGGCTAAATTTAGGGTAGGTGCCCTAGTAGAGCAATTTGATATCACCCCTTTGGCGTGTGTCGATAAAACCTTTTCTTTGGAGCATCTTTGCGGTGCACCGTCGAGACCGCTTATTTCTTCGTTAACCATGGCAAGTGATGACGTAGAGCGAGTAAAGGTGCTATCACAATTTTTAATGCCGTTTACACTCCACTTAAGCACAGGTGCAGCTATGGCCGAAGCTATCCTCAACACTTTGCAAGATCACAGCAATATTTTTACGGTTGAGCAACTGGCAGAACACTGCGACATGCCAATACGAAAAATACAAAGGCTCTGCCAACACTACATAGGTTTTAGTCCCAAATGGCTAATTCGAAAGTATCGCCTGCACCAAGCGCTTACACTGCTTGAATCTGATGCGACTACAATGGCAGACATTGTTGCTCAGTTGAACTATACCGATCAGTCCCACCTTATAAGAGATTTTAAAGAAATAATCGGTACCACTCCAAACCGTTATCTCAAGCGTCCCTAA
- a CDS encoding GNAT family N-acetyltransferase, whose protein sequence is MFKLRPFQANDVDNMVAILNDPDVVRYLSTKIPQPYTEQDAMWWVNEGSKHGYVRAICDGQQLIGCIGVNPGEFEYERSGEIGYWLAKSHWRKGITHKAILHIVSEVFNETNIERIFAAVFDDNHASMKLLEKSGFEQEAVLKRAIFKNERFYNNHIFALLKP, encoded by the coding sequence ATGTTCAAGCTAAGACCGTTCCAAGCCAATGATGTTGACAACATGGTCGCGATTTTGAACGATCCCGATGTAGTTCGGTATTTATCAACAAAAATTCCGCAACCTTACACCGAGCAAGATGCCATGTGGTGGGTAAATGAAGGCAGTAAACACGGCTATGTTCGGGCGATTTGCGATGGTCAGCAGCTTATCGGCTGTATAGGTGTTAACCCTGGCGAGTTTGAATATGAGCGCTCTGGTGAAATAGGCTATTGGCTCGCAAAAAGCCATTGGCGCAAAGGAATTACTCATAAAGCCATTTTACATATTGTGTCAGAGGTATTTAACGAGACCAATATAGAACGGATCTTTGCCGCAGTATTTGACGACAATCATGCATCAATGAAGCTACTAGAGAAGTCAGGTTTTGAGCAAGAAGCGGTGTTAAAACGCGCTATATTCAAAAACGAGCGTTTCTATAACAATCACATTTTTGCCTTACTAAAGCCTTAG
- a CDS encoding helix-hairpin-helix domain-containing protein, with amino-acid sequence MVFSESEKNTLLALKGVGPTVIKRFEEIGICSLSELATYEVEEIAERVASMLRTTCWKNSPQAKAAIQAAITKARETN; translated from the coding sequence ATGGTTTTCTCTGAAAGTGAAAAAAACACCTTACTGGCCCTCAAGGGAGTCGGCCCTACGGTGATAAAGCGTTTTGAAGAAATCGGTATTTGCAGTTTGAGCGAGCTTGCGACTTATGAAGTTGAAGAAATTGCTGAGCGGGTCGCTTCTATGTTGCGAACAACCTGTTGGAAAAACAGCCCACAGGCCAAAGCTGCGATCCAAGCTGCAATCACAAAAGCGCGTGAGACGAACTAG
- a CDS encoding TetR/AcrR family transcriptional regulator, whose translation MSVKDKKRGRPLTEGEALSQERIIQAAKLQMKENRKVPSIRALASNLNVDAMAIYHYFKNKQALLEALTCSLVDEIYEPSCDEKWQTELQKLSASYLQLLDDYPGLLTVLLSMDSVGPAEVFQTRFEEVTQSLKLKGQAQQDAICLLVDYLHGVALAMECNPDREALNVSMTSGAITLICKAIEA comes from the coding sequence ATGAGTGTCAAGGATAAGAAGCGTGGCCGACCGTTAACGGAAGGTGAAGCACTAAGTCAGGAGCGGATCATACAAGCTGCAAAATTGCAGATGAAGGAAAATAGAAAAGTACCTAGTATTCGAGCGTTGGCGAGCAACTTAAATGTCGATGCGATGGCAATTTATCACTACTTTAAAAACAAACAGGCTTTGCTCGAAGCTTTGACTTGCTCTTTAGTCGATGAAATATATGAACCTAGCTGCGATGAAAAGTGGCAAACAGAACTACAAAAGCTCAGTGCAAGTTATTTACAGCTACTCGACGACTATCCAGGATTGTTAACTGTGTTGCTGTCAATGGACTCAGTAGGTCCAGCTGAGGTATTTCAAACTCGATTTGAAGAAGTGACTCAATCGCTTAAATTAAAAGGACAGGCACAACAAGATGCGATTTGCTTACTGGTTGATTATTTACATGGGGTAGCACTTGCTATGGAGTGTAACCCAGATAGAGAAGCGTTAAATGTCTCGATGACAAGTGGTGCAATTACACTAATCTGTAAAGCGATTGAGGCTTAA
- a CDS encoding dihydrofolate reductase family protein: protein MANIVYIGASLDGFIADKNNRLDWLHELPNPEGSDLGFADFMARVDAIIMGRNTFETIQGFDCEWPYNKPVFVLSNTLKDVPKVFADKVSLVRGELTDIVKQLAQQGFKNLYIDGGKTIQSFLQQDLIDELIITTIPTILGGGIPLFGKLNEPLKFKHVHAVRYLDCVVKNYYVRQR from the coding sequence ATGGCAAACATCGTTTATATTGGGGCAAGCCTAGACGGCTTTATCGCGGATAAAAATAACCGCTTAGACTGGCTACACGAATTACCTAACCCTGAAGGTTCAGACTTGGGGTTCGCCGATTTTATGGCCCGCGTAGATGCCATCATCATGGGGCGTAATACCTTTGAGACAATCCAAGGATTTGATTGCGAATGGCCATACAATAAACCTGTTTTTGTATTAAGTAATACGCTTAAAGATGTACCAAAAGTCTTTGCGGATAAGGTATCGCTTGTGCGAGGTGAACTGACAGATATCGTCAAACAACTGGCTCAGCAGGGATTTAAAAACCTTTACATTGATGGCGGAAAAACCATACAAAGCTTTCTACAACAAGATCTCATTGATGAGCTAATTATCACGACCATTCCAACTATTTTAGGTGGTGGAATACCTTTATTCGGAAAATTAAACGAACCGCTTAAATTTAAACATGTGCACGCAGTAAGATATTTAGATTGCGTGGTAAAAAATTACTACGTACGCCAAAGATAA